In Bradyrhizobium sp. WD16, the genomic stretch CCACCAGAACAGATGGGGGCGCCGCACCGTTCGAAGGACCGTCCGAAGCCGCCCGGTCCGGCGACAGAGCCGCAAAACCGCGCTTTATCAACATCTTGCGCACATCTTGAAGGGCCGTTGCCGGCACATCATCGATGAATTTGATGGCCTGGCGGAACGGGCGCTGTCGGCGGATGCGAACTAGTCCTGGCGGTTTTTAGCGCCAAAGGCCGGGCAAAGAGAAGGGCTTTTCGCCGCAGCGCGGCGAGGTCAGGTGGAGCCGTGGGGGACCCGGCCGAAGCGCTCCAGCACGGCCTTGATGACAATGGTCAGGAGAGCGACCGCCGTGAGCACGGTGGCGGCGGTGAAGGCGCCGACCACGTTATAGTCCTGATAGAGCAACTCGATCTGCAGCGGCAGCGTCGTGGTCTGGCCGCGAATATTGCCCGATACCACCGAGACGGCGCCGAATTCGCCCATGACGCGCGCATTGCAGAGGATGGCCCCGTAGACCACGGCCCACTTCACGTTCGGCAGCGTCACGCGCCAGAAGGTCGCGAAACCCGAGGCGCCGAGGGTGACCGCCGCTTCTTCCTCCTCGGTGCCCTGCACCTGCATCAATGGGATCAACTCGCGCGCGACATAGGGCGCGGTGACAAACAGGCTGACGAGAAAGATCGCCGGCACCGCGAACATGATCTTGATGTCATGGGCCTCGAGAA encodes the following:
- the cysW gene encoding sulfate ABC transporter permease subunit CysW, whose amino-acid sequence is MAAANTGASGGRDPAIARADWIHTPVGGGPVARRAVLTIVLLLTAVFLIAPLALIVVTGLSSGLAVFWRNLTEPSTIHAVLLTLATALVVVPINILFGLAAAWTVSKFRFPGRTLLIALIELPYSVSPIVAGVAYLFVYGAQGLFGPFLEAHDIKIMFAVPAIFLVSLFVTAPYVARELIPLMQVQGTEEEEAAVTLGASGFATFWRVTLPNVKWAVVYGAILCNARVMGEFGAVSVVSGNIRGQTTTLPLQIELLYQDYNVVGAFTAATVLTAVALLTIVIKAVLERFGRVPHGST